The Garra rufa chromosome 23, GarRuf1.0, whole genome shotgun sequence genome includes a region encoding these proteins:
- the prrc1 gene encoding protein PRRC1, with protein sequence MMEESGIESIPPATPPPPAPATAAASGVSGPLSSPPGVSAFPPGGFSSPVPPVALTSTLPPIQSSAPPLSLSSMSLSGPYMSPGARFSSPPAGPPLGAASPLGPVLSAPPMGPPTTGFSVSAGYDITRGHAGRTPQTPLMPSFSSASPMPGIVTNPMMQQPVSGGLDVSSPITFPEDTDDPRVTPDAGSPGGLWGFIKGVAGNPMVKTVLDKTKHSVESMITTLDPGMAPYIKSGGDVDIVVTSDKEVKVGAVRDAFQEVFGLAMVTGEAGQSNIAPQPVGYAAGVKGAQERIDSLRRAAVIHEKQPVVSVENFIAELFPDKWFDIGCLILDDPGNGIHMETFTQATPVSLEHVQQAQALTPPDYNLRWSGLLVTVGEVLERNVPNVSRTDWHQAFTGMSRRQMIYSAAKALAGMYKQRLPSRTL encoded by the exons ATGATGGAAGAGAGCGGCATAGAGAGCATCCCTCCGGCCACCCCTCCACCACCTGCACCCGCCACCGCAGCCGCCAGCG GTGTCTCGGGTCCTCTCTCCAGCCCCCCTGGCGTCTCTGCCTTTCCTCCGGGAGGCTTCTCCAGTCCCGTTCCTCCAGTGGCTCTGACCTCCACACTGCCGCCCATCCAGTCGTCTGCTCCTCCTCTGTCTCTCAGCTCCATGAGTCTAAGCGGCCCATACATGAGCCCCGGCGCTCGGTTCTCCTCTCCTCCTGCCGGTCCTCCGCTGGGCGCCGCTTCCCCTCTGGGCCCCGTCCTCTCTGCCCCCCCCATGGGCCCCCCCACCACCGGCTTCTCTGTGAGCGCAGGATATGACATCACCCGCGGCCATGCGGGCCGCACCCCTCAGACGCCGCTCATGCCCAGTTTCTCCAGCGCCTCACCTATGCCAG GGATTGTCACCAATCCCATGATGCAGCAGCCGGTGTCTGGAGGGTTAGACGTCAGTTCGCCCATCACGTTTCCCGAGGACACAGATGATCCCAGAGTGACTCCGGACGCCGGCTCACCTGGTGGATTATGGGGCTTCATCAAG GGTGTAGCCGGGAACCCCATGGTCAAGACCGTCCTGGATAAGACCAAACACTCTGTGGAGTCCATGATAACCACACTGGACCCTGGGATGGCGCCGTACATCA AGTCCGGAGGAGACGTGGACATCGTGGTGACGTCGGATAAGGAGGTGAAGGTGGGAGCGGTGCGGGACGCGTTCCAGGAGGTGTTTGGTTTGGCCATGGTGACGGGAGAAGCCGGTCAGTCCAACATCGCCCCGCAGCCGGTGGGATACGCCGCAGGGGTCAAG ggagCTCAGGAGCGCATTGACAGTCTGCGTCGTGCCGCCGTCATTCATGAGAAACAGCCCGTGGTCTCGGTGGAAAACTTCATCGCAGAACTCTTCCCAGACAA GTGGTTTGACATCGGCTGTCTGATCTTGGACGATCCAGGAAATGGCATTCACATGGAGACGTTCACTCAGGCCACACCTGTGTCTCTGGAGCATGTACAGCAG GCGCAGGCGCTGACTCCTCCAGACTATAACCTGCGCTGGTCCGGTCTGCTGGTGACGGTCGGGGAGGTTCTGGAGAGAAACGTGCCCAACGTCAGCCGCACGGACTGGCACCAGGCCTTCACCGGCATGTCCCGCCGACAGATGATCTACTCCGCCGCCAAGGCTCTGGCCGGCATGTACAAACAGCGCTTGCCCTCCAGGACACTGTGA